A single Deltaproteobacteria bacterium DNA region contains:
- a CDS encoding TIGR00296 family protein — protein sequence MRKLSAEEGIFLVKLARESIEYYLKEHKYLTQPQNYPSIFNEQRGIFVTLESYPSHNLRGCIGYPLGEGPLISSIIDAAISSAFNDPRFDHLKERELNLTTIEISVLSEPEMLNPHQKYSLQFEIGEHGLFIRCGKWSGILLPQVPVEQKWDEETFLKHICLKAGLAPDCYKNRYCQLFKFFGQIFREISPGGEIEERDIKKEVKT from the coding sequence ATGAGAAAACTTTCGGCAGAAGAAGGTATTTTCCTTGTAAAATTAGCAAGAGAATCCATAGAATATTATCTAAAAGAACACAAATATCTTACTCAACCTCAAAACTATCCATCCATTTTTAATGAACAGAGAGGAATATTCGTAACATTGGAAAGTTATCCTTCCCACAACCTAAGAGGATGTATAGGCTATCCATTAGGAGAAGGGCCTTTGATCAGCTCAATAATTGATGCTGCTATATCCAGCGCATTCAATGATCCGCGATTTGACCACTTAAAAGAAAGAGAACTCAATCTCACAACAATAGAGATTAGCGTTCTCTCTGAACCAGAAATGCTCAACCCACACCAGAAATACTCTTTGCAATTTGAGATTGGTGAACATGGATTGTTTATACGCTGCGGCAAATGGAGTGGCATCTTACTTCCACAGGTGCCGGTAGAACAGAAATGGGATGAGGAGACATTTTTAAAACATATATGTCTGAAGGCAGGACTTGCGCCCGATTGCTATAAGAACAGATATTGCCAGCTTTTTAAATTTTTTGGACAAATATTTAGAGAAATCTCGCCCGGCGG
- the ileS gene encoding isoleucine--tRNA ligase, which yields MNYKDTLLLPKTKFSMKANLNEKEPKILEKWEKIRLYEKILEECKKRKSTFILHDGPPYANGHIHIGHALNKILKDIVIKAKFMNGYNTPFVPGWDCHGLPIEHQVEKEIGKADKKRMRKACREFAAKFVDIQREEFKRLGIFGLWDKPYLTMDYKYEANILRELAKFVGKGTIYKKKKPVFWCPSCKTALAIAEVEYEEDRSSSVYVRFPFLTNMSQNDKRFLGKKVSVIIWTTTPWTLPANLAVCVHPDIDYSFVDIGKRNVYFLATGLVEKLMEKFSIKNYNIISTIKGKEIEGMELAHPFYGRISRVLNGNFVNLDEGTGCVHIATGHGEEDYSIGLKYHLPVYSPVDEEGRFTSNIEYFSNMFVFDANEAIIKKLKEMNTLVLEEEITHSYPHCWRCKKPVIFRATEQWFIPIEPLKEKALQEIDRVQWIPEWGKNRMQAMMETRPDWCISRQRAWGVPITLIKCKKCGTIQFSREFVEKVAENVEKEGTDIWFEKKVEDFLPSNFTCERCGGKEFEKEADILDVWFDSGVSHAAVLEERKELKWPADMYLEGSDQHRGWFQSSLLESVATRGRAPYNTVLTHGFVVDAEGKKMSKSLGNVISPQEIIDKSGAEIIRLWVCASDYRNDIKLSPEILKRLIDNYRKMRNTLRFLLGNLSDFDERDKLKHEDLENIDKWILTELESLKRKILNSYETYEYHKIYQLITSFCANELSSFYLDILKDRLYCESMNSNKRRSAQTAMFEILRTFLFLIAPILSFTAEEAYSFANLKEKKQSVHLERFPKLNDDWLNTRITEEWTALRELKTKTDKAIEVIRSQKKIGNSLEVDIYIEDDGKFRGILEKHRDELADIAIASHLFLNEKPASSLYCLEEGGLKIYVAHARGKKCERCWKYDTDVDANKLCKRCRNVLGDGI from the coding sequence ATGAACTATAAAGATACACTGCTCCTTCCCAAAACAAAATTCTCAATGAAGGCAAATCTCAATGAGAAAGAACCTAAAATATTAGAAAAATGGGAAAAGATAAGGCTCTACGAAAAGATATTGGAAGAATGTAAAAAAAGAAAAAGTACATTTATTCTTCACGATGGTCCTCCTTATGCTAATGGTCATATTCATATTGGACATGCATTGAACAAAATATTAAAAGACATTGTGATAAAAGCAAAATTTATGAATGGCTACAACACTCCTTTCGTTCCTGGCTGGGATTGCCATGGTCTTCCTATTGAACATCAGGTAGAAAAAGAAATAGGAAAAGCAGATAAAAAAAGAATGAGAAAGGCATGTAGAGAGTTTGCCGCAAAATTTGTAGACATTCAAAGAGAGGAATTCAAAAGGTTGGGTATATTTGGCCTGTGGGACAAACCTTACCTTACTATGGATTATAAATACGAAGCAAACATACTGAGGGAATTGGCTAAATTTGTAGGGAAAGGCACGATCTACAAGAAGAAAAAACCTGTTTTCTGGTGTCCATCCTGTAAAACAGCATTAGCAATAGCAGAAGTAGAATATGAAGAAGACAGGTCATCATCTGTTTATGTACGCTTTCCTTTTCTCACCAACATGTCACAAAATGACAAAAGATTCCTGGGGAAAAAAGTCAGTGTAATTATCTGGACTACCACCCCCTGGACCTTACCTGCAAATTTAGCGGTATGTGTTCATCCTGATATAGATTATAGCTTTGTAGATATTGGAAAAAGAAATGTTTACTTTTTAGCCACGGGTTTAGTTGAAAAACTGATGGAGAAATTCTCCATCAAAAATTACAATATCATCTCCACCATCAAGGGAAAGGAAATAGAAGGAATGGAACTGGCACATCCTTTTTATGGTCGTATTAGTCGGGTGCTTAATGGAAACTTTGTCAATTTAGATGAAGGAACAGGTTGTGTTCACATTGCTACAGGCCACGGAGAAGAAGATTATAGTATAGGATTAAAATATCATCTTCCTGTTTATTCTCCTGTAGATGAAGAGGGAAGATTTACCTCTAATATAGAGTATTTTAGCAATATGTTCGTTTTTGATGCTAATGAAGCTATTATAAAAAAATTAAAAGAGATGAACACCTTAGTTTTAGAAGAAGAAATCACCCATTCCTATCCTCATTGCTGGAGATGTAAGAAGCCTGTCATTTTTAGAGCTACAGAACAATGGTTTATACCTATAGAACCCTTGAAAGAAAAAGCCTTACAAGAAATAGACAGAGTTCAGTGGATACCGGAATGGGGGAAAAATAGAATGCAGGCTATGATGGAGACAAGACCCGATTGGTGCATATCCAGGCAGAGAGCGTGGGGCGTCCCCATCACTTTAATCAAATGTAAAAAATGCGGCACCATCCAATTTAGTAGAGAGTTTGTAGAAAAAGTAGCAGAAAATGTGGAAAAAGAGGGAACAGATATATGGTTCGAAAAAAAGGTAGAAGATTTTCTACCATCGAATTTTACATGTGAAAGATGCGGGGGAAAAGAATTCGAGAAAGAAGCAGATATTTTGGATGTGTGGTTTGATTCTGGCGTGAGTCATGCCGCTGTGCTTGAAGAAAGGAAAGAATTAAAATGGCCAGCAGATATGTATTTAGAGGGTTCAGATCAACATCGCGGATGGTTTCAGTCCTCGCTCCTGGAGTCTGTTGCCACCAGAGGCAGAGCTCCTTACAACACAGTTCTCACCCATGGTTTTGTAGTAGATGCAGAAGGGAAAAAGATGTCCAAATCGTTGGGAAATGTAATTTCTCCTCAGGAAATAATAGACAAATCCGGTGCAGAGATAATACGGTTGTGGGTTTGCGCTTCAGACTATCGAAATGACATTAAACTCTCCCCTGAAATATTAAAGAGGTTAATTGACAACTACCGTAAGATGAGAAATACACTGAGATTTCTTCTTGGTAATCTGTCCGATTTTGACGAAAGGGATAAATTAAAGCATGAAGACTTAGAAAACATAGACAAATGGATATTAACAGAATTGGAAAGCTTAAAGAGAAAAATCCTAAACAGTTATGAAACATACGAGTATCATAAAATATATCAGTTGATTACATCCTTTTGTGCAAATGAGTTAAGTTCGTTTTACCTTGATATACTAAAAGACAGGTTGTATTGTGAAAGCATGAATAGCAACAAAAGAAGAAGTGCGCAAACGGCAATGTTTGAAATACTACGCACATTTTTATTTTTAATCGCACCCATTCTCTCATTTACCGCCGAAGAGGCTTATTCCTTTGCAAACTTAAAAGAAAAGAAACAAAGTGTGCATCTGGAAAGGTTTCCCAAATTAAACGATGATTGGTTAAATACCCGGATTACAGAAGAATGGACAGCTTTGAGAGAACTCAAAACTAAAACAGACAAAGCTATAGAGGTGATTCGCTCACAAAAGAAGATTGGCAATTCTCTCGAAGTTGACATCTACATTGAAGATGATGGGAAATTCAGAGGAATATTGGAAAAACACAGAGATGAATTGGCAGATATTGCCATTGCTTCTCATCTATTTTTAAATGAAAAACCTGCCTCTTCTTTGTATTGTTTGGAAGAAGGAGGACTAAAAATATATGTAGCTCATGCTCGAGGAAAAAAATGTGAGCGTTGTTGGAAATATGATACAGATGTAGATGCAAATAAATTGTGTAAAAGATGCAGAAATGTTTTAGGAGATGGGATATGA
- a CDS encoding phenylalanine--tRNA ligase subunit beta produces the protein MIISLNWLSEFVEIPCNAREFAYKLTMGGLEAESIICLNEMLGSARAGEIKDIKKGNINWVTVDIKDKDIEIATNLSLNIGDKIPVVEAGGKVGKKKVQKMTFGSQVSYGVICSTQDLGMENEELIKLEKEVENGTYLKDIKEFNDCLITFDITPNRGDCFSMLGIARDASAIFNKPLKKLEYNLEEEKFEQKIKVTVENTKDCPRYSARLLKNVNIKESPFLIRFRLLKCGIRPINNIVDITNYVMLALGQPLHAFDVEKLKGSEIIVRNAKDGENIITLDEKERTLSENMLVIADKVKPIAIAGIMGGEETGVTEKTRDVLIESAHFNPVSVRMTARKLMMHTDASHRFERGVDPKETMEAVNYAAYLIQKYAQGHIVHELVDVKTASFPEKEIICSYNDIREIIGYDIEDEKIRNIIKNLHMGLEDRIEQFLVHVPTFRFDLFQCEDIAEEVARIYGYNNIPSILPSTPLIPQKKNKLATISEKIKDTFLNNGLSEVINYSFVNIEELEKYNLIKNENEVVKINNPLSLEQNVMRPTLLLGLLNNVILNVSRSVLRVPLFEIGKIFIEGEKGKLPYEPLTLGIALFGRRYEPCWHEKEVNFDFYDIKGFFENVFYLIGADVEYRQTQNPFFHPQKAADVIFREKIIGHFGEIHPEILHKTRLKTKNTIILGEINLAEIVEKSKKLIFFRHLPRYPLIIRDISLFMDKNILVGEILKTIEDIDKHIDKIYIFDLFTKGKEKSVGFRIILRNDEKTFTDNEVQYIINKVVQRIEEKFAARLRR, from the coding sequence TGCTGGGATCGGCTCGAGCAGGAGAAATAAAAGATATAAAAAAAGGAAACATTAACTGGGTAACAGTAGATATAAAAGATAAAGATATAGAAATTGCAACCAATCTTTCACTGAACATAGGAGACAAGATACCGGTGGTAGAGGCAGGAGGCAAGGTAGGAAAAAAGAAAGTACAAAAAATGACATTTGGCAGTCAAGTGTCTTATGGTGTTATATGTTCAACTCAAGACCTCGGAATGGAAAATGAAGAATTGATAAAGCTGGAAAAAGAAGTAGAAAACGGCACATACCTGAAAGATATAAAAGAATTTAATGACTGTCTAATAACTTTTGATATTACCCCCAATCGCGGTGATTGCTTTTCCATGTTGGGTATTGCCAGAGATGCTTCTGCTATCTTTAATAAACCATTAAAAAAATTAGAATATAATTTAGAAGAAGAAAAATTTGAACAAAAGATAAAAGTAACGGTAGAAAATACCAAAGATTGTCCCCGTTATTCTGCTCGACTACTAAAAAATGTAAACATAAAAGAATCTCCATTTCTCATTCGTTTCAGACTCCTTAAATGCGGGATAAGGCCTATCAACAACATTGTGGATATTACAAATTATGTTATGCTCGCTTTAGGACAGCCTTTGCATGCATTTGATGTAGAAAAATTGAAAGGCAGTGAAATTATCGTGAGAAATGCTAAGGATGGAGAAAATATCATCACACTAGATGAAAAAGAAAGAACGCTCTCTGAAAATATGCTCGTTATCGCAGACAAGGTAAAACCCATAGCTATCGCAGGGATTATGGGAGGAGAAGAAACAGGCGTTACTGAAAAAACAAGAGATGTCTTAATAGAAAGTGCCCACTTCAACCCCGTATCGGTAAGGATGACAGCTCGAAAACTTATGATGCACACTGATGCCTCACACCGCTTTGAAAGAGGAGTAGATCCCAAAGAAACAATGGAGGCAGTAAACTACGCCGCTTATCTCATACAAAAATATGCTCAGGGACATATTGTTCACGAACTCGTAGATGTAAAAACCGCAAGCTTTCCAGAAAAAGAAATAATATGCTCATATAACGATATAAGAGAAATTATCGGATATGATATAGAAGATGAAAAGATAAGAAATATTATTAAAAATCTACATATGGGCTTGGAAGACAGAATAGAACAATTTCTCGTCCATGTTCCCACATTTCGCTTTGACCTGTTTCAGTGCGAGGACATCGCCGAAGAAGTAGCTCGAATTTACGGATATAACAATATTCCTTCCATTCTTCCCTCCACTCCCCTAATCCCTCAAAAGAAAAATAAATTAGCTACTATATCCGAAAAAATAAAAGATACATTTTTAAATAACGGATTATCGGAGGTAATAAATTACTCCTTTGTAAATATAGAAGAATTAGAAAAATATAACCTGATAAAAAATGAAAATGAAGTAGTAAAAATAAACAATCCGCTTTCCCTGGAACAAAATGTGATGCGCCCTACCCTCCTATTGGGATTGCTAAATAATGTAATTTTGAATGTATCCCGATCTGTTTTGAGAGTTCCCTTGTTTGAGATAGGAAAGATTTTTATAGAAGGTGAAAAAGGGAAACTACCTTATGAACCACTCACTCTGGGTATAGCTCTGTTTGGTAGAAGGTATGAACCCTGCTGGCATGAAAAAGAGGTGAATTTTGATTTTTACGATATAAAGGGTTTTTTTGAGAATGTATTTTATCTAATAGGTGCAGATGTAGAATACAGGCAAACTCAAAATCCATTTTTCCATCCCCAGAAAGCAGCTGATGTAATATTTAGGGAAAAAATAATAGGTCATTTCGGTGAGATTCACCCTGAAATACTTCACAAAACAAGATTGAAGACAAAAAACACCATCATTTTAGGGGAAATAAACCTTGCAGAAATAGTAGAAAAAAGCAAAAAACTCATCTTCTTTCGCCATTTACCCAGGTATCCGCTGATTATTAGAGACATTTCATTATTCATGGATAAAAATATACTGGTAGGTGAAATTCTAAAAACAATAGAAGATATAGATAAACACATCGATAAAATATATATCTTTGACCTATTCACCAAAGGGAAAGAAAAGAGTGTGGGATTTCGCATCATCCTGAGAAATGATGAAAAGACATTTACCGATAATGAGGTTCAGTATATTATAAACAAGGTTGTGCAAAGAATAGAGGAAAAATTCGCGGCTCGCCTGAGGAGGTAA